A genome region from Aurantiacibacter sp. MUD61 includes the following:
- the rsmI gene encoding 16S rRNA (cytidine(1402)-2'-O)-methyltransferase: MTEATDPLSPGLYIVATPIGNLGDITVRASETLARCDGIACEDTRVTQKLIRHLGISKPLWRYDDHSAPNDRARLVASMRDRAVALVSDAGMPLVSDPGYRLVNDAKEAGVPITVLPGANAPLAALALSGLPNDRFMFAGFLPPKEKARREVLEELGVVRTTLIFFETAPRLVKSLSATADIFPDREVAVARELTKLYEECRTGSAAELAQHYTDHPPKGEIVLLIGPPIEQSMDAGDVDTMLRDLLRTEKASKAVAQVAKATGQDRKELYARAMELKGQ; encoded by the coding sequence GTGACCGAAGCCACCGACCCTCTTTCACCCGGCCTCTATATCGTTGCCACCCCGATTGGCAATCTCGGCGATATCACTGTGCGAGCAAGCGAGACGCTGGCGAGATGTGACGGGATCGCCTGTGAAGACACGCGGGTGACGCAAAAACTGATCCGCCATCTGGGCATCTCCAAGCCGCTATGGCGCTATGACGATCACTCCGCGCCGAATGATCGCGCAAGGCTGGTCGCGTCCATGCGCGACAGAGCGGTGGCGCTGGTGAGCGATGCAGGCATGCCGCTGGTTTCCGATCCGGGCTATCGGCTTGTGAACGATGCGAAAGAGGCTGGGGTGCCGATTACGGTGCTGCCCGGCGCTAATGCTCCATTGGCGGCATTGGCGCTCTCTGGACTACCCAATGATCGTTTCATGTTTGCAGGTTTCCTGCCGCCAAAAGAGAAGGCACGGCGCGAAGTGCTCGAAGAGCTTGGAGTCGTCCGCACGACGCTGATCTTTTTCGAAACAGCACCTCGACTTGTCAAAAGTCTGTCCGCGACTGCAGACATTTTTCCAGACCGCGAAGTCGCCGTCGCGCGCGAATTGACCAAGTTATACGAGGAATGCCGCACCGGCAGCGCTGCCGAATTGGCGCAGCATTATACGGATCATCCGCCCAAGGGCGAAATCGTCCTTCTGATTGGTCCTCCCATTGAGCAGAGCATGGATGCGGGGGATGTCGACACCATGCTGCGCGATTTACTCCGGACCGAGAAGGCCTCGAAAGCCGTGGCGCAAGTCGCCAAGGCCACAGGGCAGGATCGCAAGGAGCTTTACGCCCGCGCGATGGAGTTGAAAGGCCAGTGA
- a CDS encoding class I SAM-dependent methyltransferase, giving the protein MEQEPIHTTAGNADVACNMCGSAACENLFTKKDYRLVCCTNCGLAYIANPPDAEGITAIYTAKSNYHDQLLDSGSDEYRRQRRTARQHMQMLRQFRTDPDGLSVLDIGCSSGIFLDEARSAGMVSTGAEISPETAEFARKHFGLSIHQGDWRGAEFADASFDVITLFDVIEHLPDPLGELEALHRLLKAGGLLLLSTPDIDGLFPRASYPLAKTLDYWPHPEPPHHLFQFSQKTLAAMVEKAGFTIEGARHTSIDLSYNFGTPKSWKQSPKMLAYAALFAPVAVLGQAIGKGDWLYLGATKP; this is encoded by the coding sequence ATGGAACAGGAGCCCATCCACACGACGGCAGGAAATGCCGATGTCGCCTGCAATATGTGCGGATCGGCAGCGTGCGAAAATCTGTTCACCAAGAAGGACTATCGCCTTGTCTGCTGCACAAACTGCGGGCTCGCCTATATCGCCAATCCGCCCGATGCGGAGGGTATCACCGCGATCTACACCGCCAAGTCCAACTATCACGATCAGTTGCTGGATTCCGGCTCAGACGAATATCGACGCCAACGCCGAACCGCGCGCCAGCACATGCAGATGCTTCGCCAATTCCGAACGGATCCGGACGGCTTGTCGGTGCTCGATATCGGCTGTTCCTCCGGTATTTTCCTCGACGAGGCGCGCTCTGCGGGGATGGTCTCCACCGGGGCCGAAATCTCGCCCGAAACAGCTGAATTTGCCCGCAAGCATTTCGGCCTGTCCATCCATCAGGGCGATTGGCGCGGTGCGGAGTTTGCTGACGCGAGCTTTGACGTGATTACGCTGTTCGACGTTATCGAGCACCTGCCCGATCCGCTGGGTGAGCTGGAAGCACTGCACCGACTGTTGAAAGCCGGTGGCCTACTGCTGCTTTCTACACCGGATATCGACGGGCTATTTCCGCGCGCGTCCTATCCTCTCGCCAAGACGCTCGATTACTGGCCGCATCCCGAGCCGCCACATCACCTGTTCCAGTTCTCGCAGAAAACGCTCGCCGCGATGGTAGAGAAGGCTGGCTTCACGATCGAGGGCGCGCGGCACACATCAATCGATCTCAGCTACAATTTCGGCACGCCGAAAAGCTGGAAGCAAAGCCCCAAGATGCTGGCCTATGCTGCGCTTTTCGCCCCTGTCGCTGTCCTGGGTCAAGCGATCGGCAAGGGCGACTGGCTCTATCTCGGTGCGACCAAGCCTTAG
- the gshB gene encoding glutathione synthase, with the protein MSLRVAVQMDPLESINIAGDSSFALMLAAQARGHSLWEYDVKTLSWEDGKVCAWARPVTVQRVEGNHFDAGERTKLDLAEDIDVILMRQDPPFHLGYISAALLLDRLKGKTLVSNDPREVINAPEKMYVLDYAHFMPPTLITRVLDDVRDFQKKHGAVVVKPLHGNGGKAIFKIDADGTNISALFEVFNQTWPEPHMVQPFLPGVSKGDKRIVLVDGVVAGAINRKPGEGEFRSNLAQGGSAEATELTAREQEICDAMGPDLKRRGLTFVGIDVIGGEWLTEINVTSPTGIVAIDKFNNTDTAAMIWDALEARHATMTS; encoded by the coding sequence ATGTCATTACGCGTCGCCGTCCAGATGGACCCGCTCGAAAGCATCAATATCGCCGGGGATTCCAGCTTCGCGCTGATGCTTGCGGCGCAGGCGCGCGGCCATTCGCTGTGGGAATATGACGTCAAGACGTTGAGCTGGGAGGACGGCAAGGTCTGCGCCTGGGCACGGCCGGTCACCGTTCAGCGGGTGGAGGGAAACCACTTCGACGCTGGCGAGCGCACCAAGCTCGATCTGGCCGAGGATATCGACGTGATCCTGATGCGGCAGGACCCACCGTTTCACCTCGGCTATATCAGCGCTGCGCTGCTCCTTGATCGGCTCAAAGGCAAGACGCTCGTCAGCAATGATCCGCGCGAAGTGATCAACGCGCCCGAGAAAATGTACGTGCTCGATTACGCGCATTTCATGCCGCCGACACTGATCACTCGTGTGCTCGACGATGTGCGCGATTTCCAGAAGAAGCATGGCGCTGTGGTGGTCAAACCGCTGCACGGCAATGGCGGCAAGGCAATCTTCAAGATCGATGCCGATGGCACCAACATTTCGGCCCTGTTCGAAGTGTTCAACCAGACATGGCCCGAACCGCACATGGTGCAGCCATTCCTTCCCGGCGTATCCAAAGGCGACAAGCGGATCGTGCTAGTGGACGGCGTGGTGGCGGGCGCGATCAACCGCAAGCCGGGCGAGGGCGAGTTTCGCTCCAACCTCGCACAGGGCGGCTCAGCCGAAGCGACCGAACTCACCGCGCGCGAGCAGGAAATCTGCGATGCCATGGGGCCAGACCTGAAGCGCCGCGGTCTGACTTTCGTTGGCATCGACGTAATCGGCGGCGAGTGGCTGACCGAGATCAACGTAACCTCTCCTACCGGCATTGTCGCCATCGACAAATTCAATAACACCGACACCGCCGCGATGATCTGGGACGCATTGGAAGCACGTCACGCCACGATGACATCGTGA
- a CDS encoding YraN family protein: MKRQLAEKRGRQGEGRAAAWLQLKGWRILGKRVRTPAGEIDLIAKRAGIVAFVEVKWRTKKADLDHAIDEYRLARVAAAVEAVAHNYATEGEDIRLDVILLAPGSMPRHIVNAWQP, from the coding sequence GTGAAGCGCCAGCTGGCAGAAAAGCGCGGCCGCCAAGGCGAGGGCAGGGCAGCCGCATGGTTGCAGCTCAAAGGCTGGCGCATTCTGGGCAAACGCGTGCGCACTCCTGCGGGCGAGATCGACCTCATCGCGAAACGCGCCGGAATAGTGGCCTTCGTTGAGGTCAAATGGCGCACGAAGAAAGCCGATCTCGATCATGCGATCGACGAATACCGCCTTGCTCGCGTGGCTGCCGCCGTTGAAGCAGTGGCTCACAATTATGCGACAGAGGGTGAGGACATCAGGCTCGATGTAATCCTGCTTGCACCCGGCTCCATGCCGCGCCACATCGTGAACGCCTGGCAACCCTGA
- the rdgB gene encoding RdgB/HAM1 family non-canonical purine NTP pyrophosphatase produces MSRKLGGGKLVIATHNAGKLKEISALLAPFGLECISAGSLGLPEPPETGKTFVANALIKARAAAEAAGLPALADDSGLSVEALDGRPGVYTADWAERQWFEGEPGRDWYMAMGKVEGLLQAKGADTPRDAWFSCVLALAWPDGEHAVYEGRVDGDLTWPPRGTLGFGYDPVFVPKGHEQTFAELEPEQKHAMSHRADAFAKLVADQFGS; encoded by the coding sequence ATGAGCCGCAAGCTTGGAGGCGGAAAACTGGTGATTGCCACGCATAATGCGGGCAAGCTGAAGGAGATTTCCGCCCTCCTCGCGCCTTTTGGGCTGGAATGTATTTCCGCCGGATCGCTCGGGCTGCCGGAGCCACCGGAAACCGGCAAGACCTTCGTCGCCAATGCCCTCATCAAGGCACGTGCAGCGGCGGAGGCTGCGGGACTACCGGCGCTGGCCGATGATAGTGGTCTGTCGGTTGAAGCCCTCGATGGCCGTCCTGGTGTCTACACCGCCGATTGGGCCGAGCGGCAGTGGTTCGAAGGCGAGCCGGGCCGTGACTGGTACATGGCGATGGGCAAGGTCGAAGGGCTGCTTCAGGCAAAGGGTGCCGATACGCCGCGCGATGCGTGGTTTTCCTGCGTGCTTGCGCTCGCTTGGCCCGATGGCGAGCATGCGGTTTATGAAGGCCGCGTCGATGGCGATCTGACGTGGCCTCCGCGTGGGACGCTCGGCTTCGGCTATGATCCGGTTTTCGTGCCCAAGGGCCACGAGCAGACGTTTGCCGAGCTGGAGCCTGAGCAGAAGCACGCGATGAGCCACCGCGCCGACGCCTTTGCGAAACTGGTCGCGGACCAGTTCGGCAGCTAG
- a CDS encoding DedA family protein has protein sequence MHELVIDLIARSGYFGIFLLMVLENVIPPVPSEVIMGIGGLLVDRGDMEFWPLLLIGTTGTVVGNYFWYWLGDKYGYERLEPFVDKWGRWLTVDWEHIAKAQVFFAQRGHWVVFALRFSPFLRTIISLPAGLVHMPKWKFISFTFAGSLIWNAALIGGGAWLGSQLRESQDVLGWIIIGLIVLTIVGYVWRVMTWVPRAERDES, from the coding sequence ATGCACGAGCTCGTCATCGATCTGATTGCCCGGAGCGGCTATTTCGGCATCTTCCTGCTGATGGTGCTGGAAAACGTCATTCCACCCGTGCCCAGCGAAGTCATCATGGGCATCGGCGGTTTGCTGGTCGATCGCGGAGACATGGAATTCTGGCCACTTTTGCTGATCGGCACGACCGGCACAGTCGTTGGCAATTACTTCTGGTATTGGTTGGGCGATAAATATGGTTACGAACGGCTCGAGCCCTTCGTCGACAAATGGGGCCGCTGGCTGACCGTCGATTGGGAACACATCGCCAAAGCGCAGGTGTTCTTCGCCCAACGCGGACATTGGGTTGTCTTCGCTTTGCGCTTCAGCCCGTTTCTCCGCACGATCATCTCGCTCCCTGCGGGACTGGTCCACATGCCCAAGTGGAAATTTATCAGCTTTACCTTCGCCGGATCGCTGATCTGGAACGCGGCCCTGATCGGCGGCGGCGCGTGGCTGGGAAGCCAGCTGCGCGAGTCACAGGACGTGCTGGGATGGATCATTATCGGCCTGATTGTCCTGACAATCGTCGGCTATGTCTGGCGCGTGATGACCTGGGTTCCGCGAGCAGAGCGGGACGAGAGTTAA
- a CDS encoding penicillin-binding protein activator yields the protein MFGKFKRLLTIGMGAMALSACTVIPDGDRGVIDSAPPVADSAPAAAPSADVLPQDLERHRVALLVPLSGNNAAVGQSIANATTMALLDTGAENLRITTYDTGSDAGEAARRAIADGNRLILGPLVRDNVGNVLQPARAADVPLITFSNDTTVARNDVFVMGHVPEQSIERTINFAFDQGARNFAALAPRGDYGNRTLAELERIVTERGGNVVAIERYDRSNTSILSAADRLTTAGGFDTVLIADSARMSAMAAPRLKDAGDDLPSLVGTELWSNENGLTRVPEMRGAWFSAVSNDRYDRFAESYESRFGSEPFRIASLGYDAVLLTLRLTRDWRPGRDLPDGLLTDSEGFLGLDGPIRFMSNGVGERAFEVRQVGNGVFTVVDAAPSGF from the coding sequence ATGTTCGGTAAATTCAAGCGTCTGCTTACGATAGGAATGGGCGCAATGGCGCTTTCGGCCTGTACGGTTATCCCGGACGGCGATCGCGGCGTCATCGATAGCGCGCCCCCTGTCGCGGACTCTGCACCCGCCGCTGCGCCCAGTGCCGATGTGCTGCCGCAGGATCTGGAACGGCACCGTGTTGCCCTCCTCGTGCCGCTGAGCGGGAATAATGCCGCTGTTGGTCAGTCTATCGCCAATGCCACCACCATGGCCCTGCTCGATACCGGCGCAGAAAATCTGCGCATCACCACTTACGATACGGGCAGTGACGCTGGCGAAGCGGCGCGGCGCGCAATTGCTGATGGCAACCGGCTGATCCTCGGCCCGCTGGTGCGTGACAATGTCGGCAATGTGCTCCAGCCGGCCCGGGCAGCCGATGTGCCGCTCATCACCTTTTCCAACGACACCACCGTTGCGCGCAATGACGTGTTCGTGATGGGCCATGTGCCCGAGCAATCAATCGAGCGGACGATCAATTTCGCTTTCGACCAGGGCGCTCGCAATTTTGCTGCACTCGCGCCGCGCGGGGATTACGGCAATCGCACTCTGGCAGAGCTTGAGCGGATCGTGACCGAACGTGGTGGCAATGTCGTTGCAATCGAGCGTTATGATCGTTCCAATACCTCCATCCTCAGCGCGGCCGATCGACTGACCACGGCTGGCGGTTTCGACACCGTGTTGATTGCTGACAGTGCGCGCATGTCCGCCATGGCGGCGCCGCGTCTGAAAGATGCGGGCGATGATCTTCCGTCGCTTGTCGGCACCGAGCTGTGGAGCAATGAGAATGGCCTGACGCGCGTTCCCGAAATGCGCGGTGCATGGTTCTCTGCCGTGTCGAACGACCGCTACGACCGCTTCGCTGAGAGCTACGAAAGCCGCTTCGGTAGCGAGCCTTTCCGCATCGCGTCTCTGGGTTACGATGCCGTGCTGCTCACCTTGCGCCTGACGCGCGACTGGCGGCCGGGGCGTGACCTGCCCGATGGGCTGCTGACCGATAGCGAAGGCTTCCTCGGTCTCGATGGCCCGATCCGCTTTATGAGCAATGGCGTGGGTGAGCGCGCGTTCGAGGTCCGCCAGGTGGGCAATGGTGTCTTCACCGTCGTCGATGCCGCCCCTTCAGGCTTCTGA
- the parE gene encoding DNA topoisomerase IV subunit B — translation MSDDLFDGPAPSGGDYDSSSIEVLEGLEPVRRRPGMYIGGTDDRALHHLAAEVLDNAMDEAVAGHANRIEMYLEEGNRLTITDNGRGIPIDEHPKFPGKSTLEVILTTLHSGGKFSGKAYATSGGLHGVGVSVVNALSSLTRVEVARNKEVYAQEFSKGQPQGKIAKVGDTPNRRGTSVTFIPDTEIFGDRAFKPARLFKLARSKAYLFAGVEIRWKCAPSLVSEEVPAEATFQFPGGLADHLKEQVGNRECVTAEFFSGSQDFPESDGTSQGRVEWAIAWPLWSDGSTSWYCNTVPTPDGGTHEAGLRAALTKGLRAFGELTGVKKASSLTADDVMTGAEIMLSVFIRDPQFQSQTKDRLTSPEAARLVENAVRDHFDQYLTDNMERGKALLGSVMERMEERLKRKQEREIKRKTATNAKKLRLPGKLTDCSGDGEGETELFIVEGDSAGGSAKQARNRKTQAILPIRGKILNVASASADKIRANSEIADLALALGCGMRKDCDPENLRYDRIVIMTDADVDGAHIATLLMTFFFQEMPELVRRGHLYLAQPPLYRLTAGKESLYARDDEHRAEIEANEFKGKKVEVSRFKGLGEMNPGQLRETTMDPATRSLIRITLPEQHEQRFAVKELVDQLMGRNPEHRFNFIQNRAGEVDREMIDA, via the coding sequence ATGAGCGACGATCTTTTTGACGGACCGGCCCCTTCTGGCGGCGATTACGATTCATCCTCGATTGAGGTGTTGGAGGGGCTTGAGCCCGTCCGCCGCCGCCCCGGCATGTATATCGGCGGGACGGATGATCGCGCGCTCCATCACCTCGCTGCAGAAGTTCTCGACAACGCGATGGATGAAGCGGTCGCGGGCCACGCTAATCGCATCGAGATGTATCTGGAAGAAGGCAACCGCCTGACCATCACAGATAACGGTCGCGGCATTCCGATTGACGAGCACCCGAAGTTTCCCGGCAAGTCGACGCTCGAAGTGATCCTGACGACGCTGCATTCCGGCGGCAAATTTTCCGGCAAGGCCTATGCGACCTCGGGCGGTCTGCACGGCGTGGGTGTGAGCGTGGTGAACGCGCTCTCCAGTCTCACGCGCGTGGAAGTGGCGCGGAACAAGGAAGTCTACGCGCAGGAGTTTTCCAAGGGCCAGCCGCAAGGCAAAATCGCCAAGGTCGGCGATACGCCCAATCGCCGCGGCACCAGCGTTACCTTCATTCCCGACACAGAGATTTTCGGGGATCGCGCCTTCAAGCCTGCGCGTCTGTTCAAATTGGCTCGTTCGAAGGCCTACTTGTTCGCTGGAGTAGAAATACGCTGGAAGTGCGCACCCTCTCTGGTGAGCGAGGAAGTTCCGGCGGAAGCGACCTTCCAGTTCCCCGGCGGCCTTGCCGATCACCTGAAGGAACAGGTGGGCAATCGCGAATGCGTAACCGCCGAGTTTTTCAGCGGCAGCCAGGACTTCCCCGAAAGCGACGGGACTTCACAGGGCCGTGTCGAATGGGCGATCGCATGGCCGCTATGGTCCGATGGATCGACCAGCTGGTATTGCAACACCGTGCCTACTCCCGATGGCGGCACGCATGAAGCGGGGCTGCGCGCCGCTCTCACGAAGGGCCTGCGCGCTTTTGGCGAGCTGACCGGCGTCAAGAAAGCGAGCAGCCTGACGGCCGATGATGTGATGACTGGCGCAGAGATCATGCTCAGCGTGTTCATCCGCGATCCGCAATTCCAGAGCCAGACGAAGGATCGCCTGACATCTCCCGAAGCCGCGCGCCTTGTCGAGAACGCGGTGCGCGATCACTTCGATCAATATCTCACCGACAATATGGAGCGCGGCAAGGCGCTGCTCGGTTCGGTGATGGAGCGCATGGAGGAGCGGCTCAAGCGCAAGCAAGAACGCGAGATCAAGCGCAAGACCGCGACCAATGCGAAGAAGCTGCGCCTGCCCGGCAAGCTCACCGATTGTTCGGGCGATGGCGAAGGCGAGACCGAGCTGTTTATCGTGGAGGGCGACTCCGCAGGCGGCTCTGCCAAACAGGCGCGCAACCGCAAGACGCAGGCGATCCTGCCGATCCGCGGCAAGATTCTCAATGTCGCGAGCGCCAGTGCGGACAAGATCCGCGCCAATAGCGAAATCGCCGATCTGGCGCTCGCTTTGGGATGCGGAATGCGCAAGGATTGCGATCCGGAGAACCTGCGTTACGACCGCATCGTCATCATGACCGATGCCGATGTCGACGGCGCACATATCGCCACCCTACTGATGACGTTTTTCTTCCAGGAAATGCCGGAGCTGGTGCGCCGCGGGCACCTCTACCTCGCCCAGCCCCCGCTCTACCGCCTCACCGCCGGCAAGGAGAGCCTATACGCCCGCGATGACGAGCACCGCGCAGAGATCGAGGCCAACGAATTCAAGGGCAAGAAGGTAGAAGTCAGCCGATTCAAGGGCCTTGGCGAAATGAACCCCGGCCAGCTGCGCGAAACGACGATGGACCCGGCCACGCGCAGCCTGATCCGCATCACCCTGCCCGAACAGCACGAGCAGCGCTTTGCGGTGAAAGAACTGGTCGACCAGCTGATGGGGCGCAATCCCGAACACCGCTTCAACTTCATCCAGAACCGCGCTGGCGAAGTGGATCGCGAGATGATCGACGCGTGA
- a CDS encoding DUF817 domain-containing protein, which translates to MRSEGARQTGQTRFAAVRARLESFEPSSSPASWLYEFLLFGFKQAWACLFGGLMLALLMATHLFYPDDAALHRYDFLTLAALGIQVAMLVFRLETWDEAKVILAFHVVGTVMEIFKTAVGSWVYPEEAFLRIGGVPLFSGFMYAAVGSYIARVWRIFDLRYTHYPSRWLIWLTAIAIYVNFFAHHYLPDMRYFLFGAIIVLFWRTRVYFTPWKELRWMPLLVGWLLVALFIWFAENIATFANAWAYPDQEDGWQMVSLAKLGSWYLLMYISFVLVAVVAKPQKPDT; encoded by the coding sequence GTGAGGTCTGAAGGGGCCCGACAAACAGGACAAACCCGCTTCGCCGCCGTTCGCGCGCGGCTTGAGTCGTTTGAACCCTCTTCCAGTCCCGCGAGTTGGCTTTACGAGTTCCTGCTGTTCGGGTTCAAACAGGCATGGGCATGTCTGTTCGGCGGTCTGATGCTCGCGCTGCTAATGGCGACGCATCTCTTTTACCCGGACGACGCCGCGCTGCATCGGTATGATTTTCTGACCCTAGCGGCGCTCGGCATTCAGGTTGCCATGCTCGTGTTTCGGCTTGAGACCTGGGACGAGGCCAAGGTCATCCTGGCCTTTCACGTGGTCGGTACGGTCATGGAAATCTTCAAGACTGCTGTGGGATCTTGGGTCTATCCCGAAGAGGCATTTCTGCGGATCGGCGGTGTGCCGCTGTTCTCCGGCTTCATGTATGCAGCCGTTGGCAGCTACATTGCGCGGGTCTGGCGAATTTTCGATCTTCGCTACACGCATTATCCCAGCAGATGGCTGATCTGGCTTACGGCCATCGCGATCTACGTGAACTTCTTCGCCCACCATTACCTGCCGGACATGCGCTATTTTCTTTTCGGGGCGATCATTGTTTTGTTCTGGCGGACGCGTGTCTATTTCACCCCGTGGAAAGAGCTGCGCTGGATGCCGCTGCTGGTGGGATGGCTGCTGGTCGCGCTATTCATCTGGTTTGCGGAGAATATCGCGACTTTTGCCAATGCCTGGGCCTACCCTGATCAGGAGGATGGCTGGCAGATGGTGTCGCTGGCCAAACTCGGCTCGTGGTATCTGCTGATGTATATTTCTTTCGTTCTGGTTGCCGTAGTCGCGAAGCCACAGAAGCCGGACACGTAA
- a CDS encoding tyrosine recombinase XerC — protein sequence MSDAPDLIEEWRAHLAVAQRKSPHTVRAYVSAAARLTGRLQLNDWDGVATLTTRDLRGQLASRRAEGLGNVSAARELSALKSFVAYAREQVGADPGTAPRIRGPRIKKGLPRPVTPDEATAMVETVADMAEDGWTGFRDAAVLLLMYGAGLRIAEALSLQGSDLPLGETLVVTGKGNKQRVVPLLPIVRDEVEKYARECPFDLVDNGPLFRGVKGGALSQGMVQKAMARARKGLGLPDTATPHALRHSFATHLLGSGADLRSLQELLGHASLGSTQIYTKVDAAKMLDAYRSAHPRESD from the coding sequence ATGAGCGACGCGCCGGACCTGATCGAGGAATGGCGCGCGCATCTTGCGGTCGCACAGCGTAAATCTCCGCATACGGTCCGCGCCTATGTCAGCGCAGCGGCGCGGCTGACCGGACGCTTGCAACTTAACGATTGGGACGGCGTCGCCACGCTCACCACGCGGGATTTGCGCGGTCAGTTGGCGAGCAGGAGAGCCGAAGGCCTCGGCAACGTTTCTGCTGCCCGCGAATTGTCGGCGCTCAAGAGCTTCGTCGCCTATGCACGCGAGCAGGTGGGTGCCGATCCCGGCACTGCCCCCCGCATTCGTGGCCCGCGTATCAAGAAGGGTCTGCCGCGTCCCGTAACTCCCGATGAAGCGACGGCAATGGTCGAAACCGTTGCCGATATGGCGGAGGATGGCTGGACGGGTTTTCGCGATGCCGCCGTGCTGCTGCTGATGTATGGTGCCGGATTGCGGATTGCCGAGGCTCTTTCGCTGCAGGGGAGCGATCTGCCGCTGGGTGAAACGCTGGTGGTCACCGGCAAGGGCAACAAGCAGCGCGTCGTGCCATTGCTCCCCATCGTGCGTGACGAGGTGGAGAAATACGCCCGCGAATGCCCGTTCGATCTAGTCGATAATGGACCGCTCTTTCGCGGCGTCAAAGGCGGTGCGCTGAGCCAGGGCATGGTGCAAAAGGCGATGGCGCGCGCCCGCAAAGGGCTCGGCCTCCCAGACACTGCGACGCCCCACGCCTTGCGGCATAGCTTCGCAACGCATCTCCTGGGATCGGGAGCTGACCTCAGGAGCCTTCAGGAATTGCTCGGCCACGCGAGCCTTGGCTCTACGCAAATCTATACGAAGGTCGACGCGGCCAAGATGCTCGATGCCTATCGCTCAGCCCATCCGCGCGAGAGCGATTAA
- the hemW gene encoding radical SAM family heme chaperone HemW, translated as MARALYIHWPFCVSKCPYCDFNSHVREQVDHTVWRDALLADMRHEAALAGGEKLRSIFFGGGTPSLMPPALVDALLSEAEKLWGYEDDIEITLEANPSSVEAANFADIAAAGVNRVSLGVQSLRDESLQFLGRMHSAEEGLEALQTAQKAFDRVSFDLIYALPGHNHHTWNYELCKALDLGTGHLSVYQLTIEPNTRFATMVRRGEFTPLDDDEAADLFILTGEVLSDAGLPAYEISNHARPGEESQHNLTYWRYQDYVGIGPGAHGRRGGFATTRHRKPENFLSAISRNASGLQEERALGVREQASEALLMGLRLAEGVDLSELSARFGLSVDALVNQDEIAKYQKLEYLKRDGERIRVTMDGMIVLDALLARIVADDLVAA; from the coding sequence ATGGCGCGCGCACTCTACATTCACTGGCCGTTTTGTGTCTCAAAGTGCCCCTATTGCGATTTCAACTCGCATGTCCGGGAGCAGGTCGATCACACCGTCTGGCGCGATGCGCTGCTGGCAGACATGCGGCATGAGGCCGCGCTTGCTGGCGGAGAAAAGCTGCGGTCGATCTTCTTCGGCGGTGGCACGCCTTCGCTGATGCCGCCTGCCCTTGTCGATGCGCTGCTATCAGAAGCGGAAAAGCTCTGGGGATATGAGGACGATATCGAGATTACGCTGGAGGCGAACCCGTCTTCGGTAGAGGCCGCGAATTTTGCCGACATTGCGGCTGCTGGCGTCAATCGCGTGTCGCTCGGTGTGCAGTCTCTTCGTGATGAATCGCTGCAATTCCTGGGGCGAATGCACAGCGCCGAGGAGGGGCTTGAAGCGCTCCAGACGGCACAGAAGGCCTTCGACCGCGTCAGCTTTGACCTGATTTATGCCCTTCCCGGCCACAATCATCACACATGGAACTACGAGCTCTGCAAGGCGCTCGATTTGGGAACCGGGCACCTCTCGGTTTACCAACTCACAATCGAACCCAATACGCGTTTTGCGACCATGGTACGGCGCGGTGAATTCACTCCGCTGGATGATGACGAGGCTGCCGACCTGTTCATCCTGACAGGCGAAGTCCTCAGCGATGCAGGCCTTCCGGCTTATGAGATCAGCAATCACGCGCGGCCGGGTGAAGAAAGCCAGCACAACCTCACCTATTGGCGCTACCAGGACTATGTCGGCATCGGGCCCGGCGCACATGGGCGGCGCGGCGGTTTTGCCACGACGCGCCACCGCAAGCCGGAGAATTTTCTGTCCGCCATATCGCGCAATGCCAGCGGGTTGCAGGAGGAGCGCGCGCTTGGTGTTCGTGAGCAGGCTTCCGAAGCTTTGCTGATGGGGCTGCGACTTGCCGAAGGTGTGGATCTTTCAGAGCTTTCGGCCCGGTTCGGTCTAAGCGTGGACGCTCTCGTCAATCAGGATGAGATCGCAAAATATCAGAAGCTCGAATACCTCAAGCGCGATGGTGAGCGGATCAGGGTGACGATGGACGGGATGATCGTCCTCGATGCGTTGCTCGCGCGGATCGTCGCGGACGATCTGGTAGCGGCATGA